The Malus domestica chromosome 17, GDT2T_hap1 genome contains the following window.
AAATGCTCGAATCAGAACACACAATCGTAATCAAGCCTAGGACGCGGGGGAGGGTGGGTGTGTGCTGGTTAAAGGCTTTCCGATGTTCAAGTCAGTAAGCTATATTAAAATTCAAGAAATAGGCAAGATAATAGGTGTGTAGAGATTGTGTTATCAGAGACAAACATTATCGGGAGATCCATGAGGATATATAGGAAGTAGATATTGTATCTTCTTATGACTGTGATCACTTGAGACACACGTCAATCCTTAGATTGTAAGGACTCCAAGGTTATAGGAAACCTGCTAATTCCATGCTAGATTAGGTTCCCGAATCTTGCGAAACAAGAATGGTTTATCTCAGTGAAGTCGACGGACTCCAAGGTTATAGGAAACCTGCTGATTCATGTTGGATTAGGTTCCCAAATCTTGTAGAACAAGAATGGTTTATCTCAATGAAGTCGACAGAATTCGACCAACTAATGGTGGCATTGCTGATCCGTTTAGTTAACTTCACGATGAAAGTTGTTGAGTCCCTGAACTAGATTTCGGAGGTAGGTGTACTCCGATCCGTCGTACTTTGGCCTTGGAAATCATAGTCCCACAATTGTCTCTAACTAGCATTGGAAATGACTTGTTGCCCTTGAAGATGGGTAGCTATCTAGAGACCATGCCTTTCAAAGTAAGTTGGCATACATACCCTTTTCTGCCTTTCAGACGCTTGGCGTCTTAACTTCGTTTTTTGTGAGCCTTTGGACATCGAAGTGTTTCGTATCCGAGTGTACTACCTTGTAAATCGTTCTTGGACTGTgctttaggtttttttttttttggtctccttgaaatgtttaaaaatctAATCGAGTTATCTGAAATATAATGtatatttttctcttttatcTAAAGCTCCCAAATTTAtgctatctttttttttcaagaaaataaACTTTACTAAAAAGAGGAGAAGTCATTTTGCAACTTAGTACTACAgtgtctagtgatatttctcttaatTTGTAAGTGAGATATCTTAGGTTTAATACTCGTCAAAGAAGAAtttaaattacattattattagTCAATTGTGAGACTAAGCCTACATCTCATTATAATATATGAGTATTGATAATATTGTTTGGTTATACTAGCTTATGATGTTATGTATAAAATGTGGCGCACCGTATTTGTCCCCATAACTGTAAACACGTGCACCGCACCATCCACGACTCTCAGCCGTCCGTTCCTCGACAGAGATAATTAGATTCTACGGTCTAATTCTAATTCTACAGAAAAAAGTAGACGAAAAAGGGATAATGGAAATTTGTCAGCAGCAGAAACCCTAAAACTCTATCGCCCCCTGTTTACTCGCAACATTCTCATCCTACGCACGCTCGCAGATCACTGAACCGCCATTGCTGATTGCTTTCaggttttttttctctctctctctctctctctctctcatgctttcgtttcccgagaaaataaaaaaactgcaAGAAAAGTGGCTGTGATATTCTCGGTTGCCAAACAgggatttttgaaattttgtagTTTTTATTGGCGGATTGTGATTGGCGTTCTGTTGTCTGtttgtttgtgtgtgttttaGGGTTAGAAATGGCAGAGAAGAAGACGGTTGAAATCGTGGACGATCAGGCTGAGGATTTCTTCGATGCCGATCAGGCGGCGGGGTTGGGCCGCAAGGTCGAGGGTTTGGAGGGGGAGAAGCTTGAGCTGCAGCGTGAGAACAAGGAGACTAAGGAGAAAATCCAGGAATTGACGGCGGAGATCGAGAAATTGAAGAGCAGCGAGAAGGAGACGAAGGAGAGGCTCAGGGAGATGGAGTTGGAGATCGAACGGACTGAGGAGGGGAAAGATGTGCTGGAATCGGTTGCGAATAGAGCGATCGAGCTTGAGACTGAGGTAGCGAGGCTCCAACACGATCTGATCTCCGCCATGGCCGAAGGGGAGGACGCGAATCACGAAGTTGCGGAGCTGAAGCGTGAGTTGGAAGAGAAGGGGGAGAAAATTGATAGCTTGGAGAAGGAGGTCGAGAGCCTGAAGAAGGCGAAGGCTGATAGCGAGAAGAGAGTTAGGGAATTGGAGAGGAAGATTGGGGTTTTGGAAGTGAAGGAGACTGAGGAGAAGAGCAAGAAAATTAGGGTTGAggaggagatgagagagagacttGATGAGAAAGAGAGCGAGCTTATCTTGTTCAAGAAGAAAGTGGAGGATTTGGAGTCAGTTGTTGCGAAGAACAGTGCTGAATTGGGGAAGAGAGTGAACGAGAGGGTCAATGTCGAGGCAGCGCTGAGGGAATCGGAGGATAAGTGCAGAGCCATGGAAATGAAGATGGGACAATTACAGAAGGACGTGATGGATGCTGAGAAGGTTATTACTGGATTGAAGGAGAGGACTGTTGAGGCCATTAATGGTACTGCGAATGAAATGAAGGAGATTCTGGAAGGTGGAGAGACGGGGTCGAAAGGATTGAGCTTGCCAGTTGTGGCAGGGTCGACTGGGGTCGTTGTTGCCGCGGCAGCTGCTGTTGTCTATGTGTTGTATGTAAGGCAGAGGTGATTGGATTGCAATGCGGTATAGAGGAAAAAAATCCAGGCAGGTTTAACGCTAGaggttagggtttttatttGGTTAAGAGCATGTCGCAATTTTGTTAGAATTACTGAATCTTTTTTGTTGGCTTTGGTTTTCTTGCGAGCCGATCTTGTTAGCTCTATCATTTTGGAACGATGTTTTGTTTAGCTTTTGCTTGCTTTGTTTGAAAAAAATCCATATATGTAGTTCATACTTTGGCTATAACTATTTTGTATTCGTACACTGCGTGCTCCAAGCCATTTTGAATTGCTTGAATAATACATATTTTGCATTAGGTGTTTCTGCTAATTATTTGATGGTTTTTAAGCACATTGTTAATTTGATATCTCGAATTCATACAACTTTCCTTAAAAGTTCCGTTTAGTAGTTTTTGAAGAAAAGTTGACGTTTAATAGTCGAGCTAGGAACCATCACTTATGGTGCCATGTTGCTCCCCATTTGTCTCCCTGCTCGGGGTTGTGCTGGGTTCTGAATTCTACCAATTATGTGCAATTCCGTTGTCTTGGTTAACTGTTGTGTACTTCCTTTCGAGGATCAGCAACATTATGCAGTGATCATTTGCTGCATTCATGAAATTTTGTTTGTTCATGTTCATTTTTTTATGCAAGTTAGAACCTTTTTTCTGCGAAGTTAATCTTCTGTTCATGTAAGCCTGCGCCCTAAGTGACATGGTGAAGTCGCCCATTATAAGGTTGACTTCACCGCGTCATTTAGGGCTAATACTTGAATAAAACCAGGTGTATAACCCCTCTCTGATCGAAGTTTCTCTCGTCCTTGAGGATTTCTTGCTAACCAACTCATAAACTTGTGCAGAAAGCAAGTAGAACtgctttatcttttgttttgtgtcaTTGCAGTTTGTTTCAATAGTGTGATTGAGTGAGAGTTTGAGTAAATAAGTGATGAGGATGGCGTAATGAGTTAGAATTATGATAGTTGATGGTTTCATTCACTTCAATATAGCAAAAGAAATGTGCGTTTGAGCACTCAATATCGCCTCGTTGCAACGGTTTTTCAACTCCAAGATCTGGTGGTGTACCCTTGGGCCATTTAGGTTCGCTTTACATGCACAACCATCCGCCTGTCGGTGTAAATCTATCATGACTAATCTCGT
Protein-coding sequences here:
- the LOC103417225 gene encoding peroxisomal and mitochondrial division factor 2-like, whose amino-acid sequence is MAEKKTVEIVDDQAEDFFDADQAAGLGRKVEGLEGEKLELQRENKETKEKIQELTAEIEKLKSSEKETKERLREMELEIERTEEGKDVLESVANRAIELETEVARLQHDLISAMAEGEDANHEVAELKRELEEKGEKIDSLEKEVESLKKAKADSEKRVRELERKIGVLEVKETEEKSKKIRVEEEMRERLDEKESELILFKKKVEDLESVVAKNSAELGKRVNERVNVEAALRESEDKCRAMEMKMGQLQKDVMDAEKVITGLKERTVEAINGTANEMKEILEGGETGSKGLSLPVVAGSTGVVVAAAAAVVYVLYVRQR